In Arthrobacter sp. MN05-02, one genomic interval encodes:
- a CDS encoding acyltransferase, translated as MVPALQSPPSTAPGEHPARPDERRFRPEVQGLRALAVGMVVVYHVWLGRVSGGVDVFLLVSAFLLTVTFTRRLESAQPLGLAAYWLGLLKRLLPAAVVVLLSVLAATAVFVPGSRWRSVFDHTWASLTYRQNWQLAGDAVDYYALDSGAASPLQHFWSLSIQGQVFLLWPIVFASAAVLVAVTRLRPRPVLLVLFGTVFALSLAFSVWQTGAHQAAAYFDTRARLWEFALGSLVALALPYLVVPARVRVVLGWAGVVMMLACGVLLEVQQQFPGYIALWPTLAAAAVLVAGRTDSPVGVDRWLSASPLLRLGDASYALYLWHWPVLVLWLVVADKPTAGMLDGGIVIAASVVLAVLTTRFVEEPLRSWQWPTVQRRRTGLVAALALALVAVPLSGWEYRVQAQEAAVQQQTSDDNPGAAALAPGFRFRGAEDALVKPLASSLGAEWAAVDGPCPDALMPADPRLSSCVRTGDEATAERTILVLGDSHSQMWMTALGAMATQNNWLAVSVHRPDCRFVDAPSAVDPECQGFNDAVRDYALELAPDAVLTVGTRTDWSSPAEEVPAGFEAGIAPLLAAGIPVVGLRDTPRFEDDMAECTALNATDPSACDVPRAEVLAPSSPLAAVADRVPGLAHLDLTDLVCTEATCSGVVGNVRVFMDRDHLSKTYVSTTAPVFEQRLRALLGW; from the coding sequence GTGGTTCCCGCCCTGCAGTCCCCGCCGTCCACGGCCCCCGGTGAGCATCCGGCCCGACCGGATGAGCGCCGGTTCCGGCCCGAGGTCCAGGGACTCCGGGCGCTGGCCGTCGGCATGGTGGTCGTCTACCACGTGTGGCTCGGACGGGTCTCGGGGGGCGTGGACGTCTTCCTGCTCGTCTCCGCCTTCCTCCTCACCGTCACGTTCACCCGGCGCCTCGAGTCCGCACAGCCTCTCGGCCTGGCCGCCTACTGGCTGGGGCTGCTGAAGCGGCTCCTGCCGGCCGCCGTCGTGGTCCTGTTGTCCGTCCTCGCGGCCACCGCCGTCTTCGTCCCCGGTTCGCGCTGGCGATCCGTGTTCGACCACACCTGGGCCTCCCTGACCTACCGGCAGAACTGGCAACTCGCGGGCGACGCCGTCGACTACTACGCGCTCGACTCCGGTGCGGCCAGCCCGCTCCAGCACTTCTGGTCCCTGTCCATCCAGGGCCAGGTGTTCCTGCTCTGGCCGATCGTCTTCGCCTCCGCCGCCGTCCTCGTCGCGGTCACCCGGCTGCGACCCCGGCCCGTCCTCCTGGTCCTGTTCGGCACCGTCTTCGCGCTGTCGCTCGCGTTCTCCGTCTGGCAGACCGGCGCACACCAGGCGGCGGCCTACTTCGACACCCGCGCGAGGCTCTGGGAATTCGCCCTCGGCTCGCTCGTGGCACTGGCGCTGCCCTATCTGGTGGTGCCGGCCCGGGTCCGGGTGGTGCTGGGCTGGGCCGGCGTGGTCATGATGCTCGCGTGCGGCGTCCTCCTGGAGGTGCAGCAGCAGTTCCCGGGCTACATCGCCCTCTGGCCCACGCTCGCCGCCGCCGCCGTTCTCGTCGCGGGCCGCACGGACAGCCCCGTGGGCGTGGACCGCTGGTTGTCCGCCTCGCCGCTCCTGCGGCTCGGCGACGCCTCCTACGCGCTGTACCTGTGGCACTGGCCCGTCCTCGTCCTCTGGCTCGTCGTCGCGGACAAGCCGACGGCCGGGATGCTCGACGGCGGGATCGTGATCGCGGCCTCGGTCGTCCTGGCCGTGCTCACCACGCGCTTCGTCGAGGAACCGCTGCGCTCCTGGCAGTGGCCGACCGTGCAGCGCAGGCGGACCGGCCTCGTCGCGGCGCTGGCCCTCGCGCTCGTGGCCGTACCCCTCTCGGGCTGGGAGTACCGGGTCCAGGCGCAGGAAGCGGCGGTGCAGCAGCAGACGAGCGACGACAACCCGGGTGCAGCAGCCCTGGCGCCCGGCTTCCGGTTCCGGGGAGCGGAGGACGCACTGGTGAAGCCGCTGGCCAGCAGTCTCGGAGCCGAGTGGGCGGCGGTCGACGGGCCCTGCCCGGACGCCCTGATGCCCGCTGACCCGCGGTTGTCCTCGTGCGTCCGGACCGGGGACGAGGCGACGGCGGAGCGGACCATCCTGGTGCTCGGGGACTCCCACTCCCAGATGTGGATGACGGCCCTCGGTGCGATGGCCACGCAGAACAACTGGCTCGCCGTCTCGGTGCACAGGCCCGACTGCCGGTTCGTCGATGCCCCGAGCGCGGTCGACCCCGAGTGCCAGGGGTTCAACGACGCGGTCCGGGACTACGCACTCGAGCTCGCCCCGGACGCCGTCCTGACGGTCGGCACGCGGACGGACTGGAGTTCGCCGGCGGAGGAGGTCCCGGCCGGGTTCGAGGCGGGGATCGCGCCCCTGCTCGCGGCCGGCATCCCCGTCGTCGGCCTGCGGGACACGCCCCGCTTCGAGGACGACATGGCCGAGTGCACGGCACTCAACGCCACCGACCCCTCGGCCTGCGACGTCCCCCGGGCCGAGGTGCTGGCGCCGTCGTCGCCGTTGGCCGCCGTGGCCGACCGCGTGCCGGGACTCGCGCACCTGGATCTCACCGACCTCGTCTGCACCGAGGCGACGTGCTCCGGCGTCGTCGGCAACGTACGCGTCTTCATGGACCGGGACCACCTGTCCAAGACCTACGTCTCCACCACCGCGCCGGTGTTCGAGCAGCGGCTGAGGGCCCTGCTCGGCTGGTGA
- the groL1 gene encoding 60 kDa chaperonin 1 (possible pseudo due to frameshift) encodes MAAGAAPGQLKHGIEVSVEAVAKRLLENAREVVGQQTASVASISAQSTEVGDLLAEAFDKVGKDGVITIEESSTTQTELVLTEGMQFDKGYLSPYFVTDAERQEAVLEDALILINSGKISSLQEFLPLLEKALQAGKPLFIIAEDIEGEALSTLVVNKIRGTLNVVAVKAPGFGDRRKAMMQDIATLTGAQVVSPDLGLKLDQVGLEVLGSARRITVTKDATTIVDGTGSESDVADRVAQIRAEVERTDSDWDREKLQERLAKLAGGIGVIKVGAATEVELKEKKHRIEDAVSSTRAALEEGIVAGGGSALVHAGKALDTDPDVLALEGDAATAVGLVRRALAQPLRWIAENAGHEGYVVVAKVSDLEVGNGFNAATGEYEDLVEAGIIDPVKVTRSALRNAASIAALVLTTETLVVDKPEESEDEGHGHSH; translated from the coding sequence GTGGCCGCCGGAGCAGCACCCGGTCAGCTCAAGCACGGCATCGAGGTCTCGGTCGAGGCCGTCGCCAAGCGCCTCCTGGAGAACGCACGCGAGGTCGTGGGCCAGCAGACCGCGAGCGTCGCGTCCATCTCCGCCCAGAGCACGGAGGTCGGAGACCTCCTCGCCGAGGCGTTCGACAAGGTCGGCAAGGATGGTGTGATCACCATCGAGGAATCCTCCACCACGCAGACCGAGCTCGTCCTCACCGAGGGCATGCAGTTCGACAAGGGCTACCTCTCGCCGTACTTCGTGACCGATGCCGAGCGCCAGGAAGCCGTCCTCGAGGACGCGCTCATCCTGATCAACTCCGGCAAGATCTCCTCGCTGCAGGAGTTCCTCCCGCTGCTCGAGAAGGCCCTCCAGGCCGGCAAGCCGCTCTTCATCATCGCCGAGGACATCGAGGGCGAAGCCCTCTCCACCCTCGTGGTCAACAAGATCCGCGGCACCCTGAACGTCGTCGCCGTCAAGGCCCCCGGCTTCGGTGACCGCCGCAAGGCCATGATGCAGGACATCGCCACCCTCACCGGTGCGCAGGTCGTCTCGCCGGACCTCGGCCTCAAGCTGGACCAGGTGGGCCTCGAGGTGCTCGGCTCCGCACGCCGCATCACCGTGACCAAGGACGCCACCACCATCGTCGACGGCACCGGCAGCGAATCCGATGTCGCCGACCGCGTGGCACAGATCCGCGCCGAGGTGGAGCGCACCGACTCCGACTGGGACCGTGAGAAGCTCCAGGAGCGCCTCGCGAAGCTCGCCGGCGGCATCGGCGTCATCAAGGTGGGCGCCGCCACCGAGGTCGAGCTCAAGGAGAAGAAGCACCGTATCGAGGACGCCGTGTCCTCGACGCGTGCAGCCCTCGAAGAGGGCATCGTCGCCGGCGGCGGTTCCGCGCTGGTGCACGCCGGCAAGGCACTCGACACCGATCCCGACGTCCTCGCACTCGAGGGTGACGCGGCGACCGCCGTCGGACTCGTGCGCCGCGCCCTCGCCCAGCCGCTGCGCTGGATCGCCGAGAACGCCGGACACGAGGGCTACGTCGTCGTCGCGAAGGTCTCCGACCTCGAGGTCGGGAACGGCTTCAACGCCGCGACCGGCGAGTACGAGGACCTCGTGGAGGCCGGCATCATCGACCCCGTGAAGGTGACGCGCTCCGCCCTGCGCAACGCCGCCTCCATCGCGGCGCTGGTGCTCACCACGGAGACCCTCGTGGTCGACAAGCCCGAGGAGTCCGAGGACGAGGGTCACGGCCACTCGCACTAG
- the groE_2 gene encoding 10 kDa chaperonin, with protein MSVSIKPLEDRIVVRPPLEAEQTTASGLVIPDTAKEKPQEGEVVAVGPGRVDDNGNRVPVDVAEGDIVIYSKYGGTEVKHGGQEYLVLSARDVLAVVVK; from the coding sequence GTGTCGGTCTCTATTAAGCCTCTTGAGGATCGCATTGTTGTCCGCCCCCCCCTCGAAGCGGAGCAGACCACTGCTTCCGGCCTCGTCATCCCGGACACGGCCAAGGAGAAGCCCCAGGAGGGCGAGGTCGTAGCAGTCGGACCGGGTCGCGTCGACGACAACGGCAACCGCGTCCCCGTCGACGTCGCCGAGGGCGACATCGTCATCTACTCGAAGTACGGCGGAACCGAAGTCAAGCACGGTGGCCAGGAATACCTGGTGCTGTCCGCCCGCGACGTCCTCGCCGTCGTCGTCAAGTAG
- a CDS encoding iron ABC transporter permease (possible pseudo due to frameshift), whose translation MVSRVPRTLAIILAGIALSVAGFILQLMARNRFVEPSTVGTVESATAGILVATLLLPGAPIVAKMGIAAVFAVGGTALFLAVLRRIPLRNTLIVPLVGIMLGGVIAAVTTFFAYRFDLLQTLNTWMIGDFSGLVRGRYELLWIVAVLAVVGYVCADRFTVAGMGEEFTTNLGLDYRRTMNLGLVLVSLISAVVVVVVGAIPFLGLIVPNLVSLLIGDNVRRSVPWIAVLGAGFVLACDILGRIIRFPYEVPVGVIVSVVGSALFITLLVRRTASAR comes from the coding sequence TTGGTCAGCCGGGTCCCGCGCACGCTGGCGATCATCCTGGCAGGCATCGCGCTCAGCGTGGCCGGCTTCATCCTGCAGCTCATGGCCCGCAACCGGTTCGTGGAGCCGTCCACCGTCGGCACGGTGGAATCGGCCACGGCCGGGATCCTCGTCGCCACACTGCTCCTGCCCGGTGCGCCGATCGTCGCGAAGATGGGGATCGCGGCCGTCTTCGCTGTGGGCGGGACCGCACTCTTCCTGGCCGTCCTGCGGCGCATCCCGCTGCGCAATACGCTGATCGTCCCGCTCGTCGGGATCATGCTCGGCGGCGTCATCGCGGCGGTGACCACGTTCTTCGCCTACCGCTTCGACCTGCTGCAGACACTCAACACCTGGATGATCGGGGACTTCTCCGGCCTCGTCCGCGGCCGCTACGAGCTGCTGTGGATCGTCGCGGTCCTCGCCGTCGTCGGCTATGTCTGCGCCGACCGCTTCACCGTGGCCGGCATGGGCGAGGAGTTCACCACCAATCTCGGGCTCGACTACCGGCGCACCATGAACCTCGGACTCGTGCTGGTCAGCCTGATCAGCGCCGTCGTGGTCGTGGTGGTGGGAGCCATCCCGTTCCTCGGGCTGATCGTCCCCAACCTCGTGTCACTGCTCATCGGCGACAACGTGCGCCGGTCCGTGCCCTGGATCGCCGTCCTCGGCGCAGGCTTCGTCCTCGCCTGCGACATCCTCGGCAGGATCATCCGGTTCCCCTACGAGGTGCCGGTCGGCGTGATCGTCTCCGTGGTGGGCAGCGCCCTGTTCATCACCCTGCTCGTCCGGAGGACCGCCAGTGCGCGCTAG
- a CDS encoding enterobactin ABC transporter permease — protein sequence MRARTTALPPAVVQTGRKPVKTLPPAAWLLLLVIAAAALVAAFLLVDLQGNLAYVLPRRLNRVGAMVLVAVAVAVSTVLFQTVTGNRILTPSIMGLDALYILIQTVLAFALGASTLLTLGAPLRFAVEVTLMVAFSWLLYRWLFTGGGRSLHLLLLVGIVFGVFFRGASSLLQRLMDPSEFIILQDLFFASFNRVDPMLLLISAVVVAGLCVPAWRLRHRLDVLALGRDTAVGLGVDHRRTVTLVLVICSVLVAVSTALVGPATFFGLLVSALAYQLCSSFRHAVVLPIAVLLGVIALVGGQLVLEQVFAFDTALSIVIEFTGGIVFLALLLKGRVR from the coding sequence GTGCGCGCTAGGACCACCGCCCTTCCTCCCGCCGTCGTGCAGACCGGGCGCAAGCCCGTGAAGACGCTTCCGCCCGCCGCCTGGCTGCTGCTGCTCGTCATCGCCGCCGCCGCACTCGTCGCGGCCTTCCTCCTGGTCGACCTCCAGGGGAACCTCGCCTACGTGCTGCCGCGGCGACTGAACCGCGTCGGAGCCATGGTGCTGGTCGCCGTCGCCGTCGCCGTCTCCACCGTGCTGTTCCAGACCGTCACCGGCAACCGGATCCTGACGCCGTCGATCATGGGCCTGGATGCGCTGTACATCCTCATCCAGACCGTCCTGGCCTTCGCGCTCGGCGCCTCGACCCTCCTCACGCTCGGCGCGCCCCTCCGCTTCGCCGTCGAGGTCACGCTCATGGTCGCCTTCTCCTGGCTGCTGTACCGATGGCTCTTCACCGGCGGCGGGCGCAGCCTCCATCTGCTGCTCCTGGTGGGGATCGTGTTCGGTGTCTTCTTCCGCGGCGCCTCGTCCCTGCTCCAGCGCCTGATGGACCCGAGCGAGTTCATCATCCTGCAGGACCTGTTCTTCGCGAGCTTCAACCGCGTGGACCCGATGCTCCTGCTGATCTCCGCCGTCGTCGTCGCCGGGCTCTGCGTACCCGCCTGGCGCCTGCGCCACCGCCTCGACGTCCTGGCCCTGGGCCGGGACACCGCCGTCGGCCTCGGCGTGGACCACCGGCGCACGGTGACGCTCGTCCTGGTCATCTGCTCGGTCCTCGTCGCCGTCTCCACGGCCCTCGTGGGGCCGGCGACGTTCTTCGGCCTGCTCGTCTCCGCGCTGGCGTACCAGCTGTGCAGCTCCTTCCGGCACGCGGTCGTGCTTCCCATCGCCGTGCTGCTCGGCGTGATCGCCCTCGTCGGCGGGCAGCTCGTCCTCGAGCAGGTCTTCGCGTTCGACACCGCGCTCAGCATCGTGATCGAGTTCACCGGCGGCATCGTCTTCCTCGCACTCCTCCTGAAAGGCCGTGTCCGGTGA
- a CDS encoding iron ABC transporter ATP-binding protein — protein MITIDHATKRYGSSTVVDDVTCTIPSGGVTSIIGPNGAGKSTLLSMMSRLLPLDAGSVRVDGLDVSTTPGPALARTLSILRQENQLTVRLSVRDLVGFGRFPHNNGRPTVVDREHIERALDYLDLTDLADRFVDELSGGQRQRAFIAMVLAQDTDYILLDEPLNNLDMRHSVDMMRLLRRLVDDLGKTVVLVIHDINFASCYSDTIVAMRDGGLIHQGTPEEIMTPEVLRDVYDVDIQVEQIRGHRIGVYFA, from the coding sequence GTGATCACCATCGACCATGCCACCAAGCGCTACGGCAGCTCCACCGTGGTGGACGACGTCACCTGCACCATCCCGAGCGGGGGTGTCACCTCGATCATCGGACCCAACGGCGCCGGCAAGTCCACCCTCCTGTCGATGATGAGCCGGCTCCTCCCGCTCGACGCCGGCTCGGTCCGGGTGGACGGGCTGGACGTCAGCACGACGCCCGGACCCGCCCTCGCGCGGACCCTGTCCATCCTGCGCCAGGAGAACCAGCTGACGGTCCGGCTCTCCGTGCGCGACCTCGTGGGGTTCGGCCGGTTCCCGCACAACAACGGGCGGCCCACCGTGGTCGACCGCGAGCACATCGAGCGGGCGCTCGACTACCTCGACCTCACGGACCTGGCCGATCGGTTCGTGGACGAGCTCTCGGGCGGGCAGCGCCAGCGGGCGTTCATCGCCATGGTGCTGGCGCAGGACACGGACTACATCCTGCTCGACGAACCGCTCAACAACCTCGACATGCGGCATTCGGTGGACATGATGCGCCTGCTCCGCAGGCTCGTGGACGACCTCGGGAAGACCGTGGTGCTGGTGATCCACGACATCAACTTCGCCTCCTGCTACTCGGACACGATCGTGGCGATGCGCGACGGCGGCCTGATCCATCAGGGCACACCGGAGGAGATCATGACACCCGAGGTGCTGCGCGACGTGTACGACGTGGACATCCAGGTGGAGCAGATCCGGGGCCATCGGATCGGCGTCTACTTCGCCTAG
- a CDS encoding haloacid dehalogenase, with amino-acid sequence MADGTAETSGKRHGVLFDVDGTLVDSNYQHTLAWWQAFRRFGHDVPMAEIHRAIGMGGDKLVAHLLGEDRDPDQDAELDATHGAVFSTFWPGLRSFEGAADLVRRCADDGLTVVLASSASQQELGVLRGIIDADEAISAATSSSDAENSKPSPDILRAALEAGDLDATDAVFVGDSVWDVLAASDLEIPTIGLASGGTSEAELRDAGAVEVYKDIRALLDAFDDGALHRLATS; translated from the coding sequence ATGGCGGACGGCACAGCCGAGACATCGGGGAAACGGCACGGCGTGCTCTTCGACGTGGACGGAACCCTCGTCGATTCGAACTACCAGCACACCCTGGCCTGGTGGCAGGCGTTCCGCCGGTTCGGCCACGACGTGCCCATGGCGGAGATCCACCGGGCCATCGGGATGGGCGGCGACAAACTCGTGGCGCACCTCCTCGGTGAGGACCGCGACCCCGACCAGGACGCCGAGCTCGACGCGACGCACGGCGCGGTCTTCTCGACCTTCTGGCCCGGCCTCCGCTCCTTCGAGGGAGCCGCCGACCTCGTGCGCCGCTGCGCCGACGACGGCCTCACGGTGGTCCTCGCATCGTCCGCCTCCCAGCAGGAACTGGGCGTGCTGCGGGGGATCATCGATGCCGACGAGGCGATCAGCGCCGCGACGAGCTCCTCCGACGCCGAGAACAGCAAGCCCTCCCCGGACATCCTCCGCGCGGCCCTCGAGGCCGGAGACCTGGACGCGACGGACGCCGTGTTCGTCGGGGACTCCGTCTGGGACGTTCTCGCCGCCTCCGACCTGGAGATCCCGACGATCGGCCTCGCCTCGGGCGGGACGAGCGAGGCCGAGCTGCGTGACGCCGGGGCGGTCGAGGTGTACAAGGACATCCGGGCCCTGCTCGACGCGTTCGACGACGGCGCGCTGCACAGGCTCGCGACCTCCTGA
- a CDS encoding LacI family transcriptional regulator has translation MPPRTRNRRATINDVATAAGLSRGTVSRVVNGERYVSDEARVAVEEAIAHVGYVRNSAARNLVTQESRAIALIIHEPHSLLFEDPNIGSILLGANAVLSKADYQLVSLIIDSDRDSRRVADYLRGGLVDGAVIVSARASDPIASAVRDIGVPAAFVGHPPGTPDLPYVAIDNAAAAQAITRRLVETGRKRIGMIASAMDRDSGHDRFTGFRNALGGRFDASLVVEYPLYTYAAGLEGMQELLRRCPVIDGVFAASDAVAAGAMTALQESGRKVPDDVGIVGFDDSSWALRTRPQLSTVKQPADLLGSTAAELVLAQIRGLPSPVQVLETTVVWRDSA, from the coding sequence ATGCCCCCTCGCACCCGTAACCGCCGGGCGACGATCAACGACGTCGCGACCGCCGCGGGGCTCTCCCGGGGTACCGTCTCCCGGGTCGTCAACGGCGAACGCTACGTCTCGGACGAGGCGCGGGTCGCCGTCGAGGAAGCCATCGCCCACGTGGGCTACGTGCGCAATTCGGCCGCGAGGAACCTCGTGACCCAGGAGTCCCGGGCGATCGCCCTGATCATCCACGAGCCGCACTCGCTCCTGTTCGAGGACCCGAACATCGGCTCCATCCTCCTCGGCGCCAACGCCGTGCTCTCGAAGGCGGACTACCAGCTCGTCTCGCTCATCATCGACTCGGACCGGGACAGCCGCAGGGTCGCCGACTATCTCCGGGGCGGGCTGGTGGACGGTGCGGTGATCGTCTCCGCCCGGGCGTCCGACCCGATCGCGTCGGCGGTGCGGGACATCGGTGTGCCGGCGGCCTTCGTGGGGCATCCGCCCGGCACCCCCGACCTCCCGTACGTCGCCATCGACAACGCGGCGGCGGCCCAGGCGATCACCCGGCGGCTCGTGGAGACGGGCCGTAAGCGGATCGGCATGATCGCCAGCGCGATGGACCGGGATTCGGGACACGACCGCTTCACCGGTTTCCGGAACGCCCTGGGCGGGCGCTTCGACGCCTCGCTCGTGGTCGAGTACCCGCTCTACACCTACGCGGCAGGCCTCGAGGGGATGCAGGAGCTGCTGCGGCGCTGCCCCGTGATCGACGGCGTCTTCGCGGCGTCCGACGCCGTCGCCGCGGGCGCCATGACCGCCCTCCAGGAATCGGGCCGGAAGGTGCCCGACGACGTCGGGATCGTCGGCTTCGACGACAGCAGCTGGGCACTGCGCACACGGCCTCAGCTGTCCACGGTCAAGCAGCCCGCGGACCTGCTCGGCAGTACCGCCGCCGAACTCGTCCTGGCCCAGATCAGGGGACTGCCGAGTCCGGTGCAGGTCCTGGAGACCACCGTCGTCTGGCGGGATTCGGCCTAG
- a CDS encoding Cys-tRNA(Pro)/Cys-tRNA(Cys) deacylase yields MGRKAAGSRSTPALAALTAAGIPFTARPYQHDDGISSYGLEAAAALGVPAERVFKTLMASVDGTLVAAVVPVSGSLDLKALAAALGRRKAAMADPALAQRRTGYVLGGISPIGQRQPCPVVIDRSAHDHPTVFVSGGQRGLDIELAPADLMSATNALSAPIAGP; encoded by the coding sequence ATGGGCAGGAAGGCCGCAGGTTCCCGTAGCACCCCCGCACTGGCCGCCCTCACCGCGGCCGGCATCCCCTTCACCGCCCGGCCCTACCAGCACGACGACGGCATCTCCTCCTACGGGCTGGAGGCCGCCGCCGCGCTGGGAGTCCCGGCCGAGCGGGTGTTCAAGACGCTCATGGCGAGCGTCGACGGCACCCTCGTCGCCGCCGTCGTGCCCGTCAGTGGATCCCTGGACCTCAAGGCTCTGGCCGCCGCTCTCGGCAGGCGGAAGGCCGCGATGGCGGACCCCGCGCTGGCCCAGCGGCGGACGGGCTACGTGCTGGGCGGGATCTCCCCCATCGGGCAGCGGCAGCCCTGCCCCGTGGTGATCGACCGATCGGCCCACGACCATCCGACGGTCTTCGTGTCCGGGGGCCAGCGCGGGTTGGACATCGAGCTGGCGCCCGCCGACCTCATGTCCGCCACGAATGCGCTGTCGGCACCCATTGCGGGACCGTAG
- a CDS encoding oxidoreductase — MEILRYAAFTDRADGGNPAGVVLDADGLTPDEMQGIAAVLGYAESAFISGRSYGAAMIRYFAPEAEIPFCGHATIATGVALAEREGEGTLLLSTPVGPLGLVTEHVSGRFVASLVTVEPWIEVIAPAVRTDLLRHLRLGEVDLSPDLPVMLSFAGNIHPIVPVRDAGVLRSLDYDYDGLKGLMATQGWNATVAVVHRLGPAVFEARNPFPPGGVREDPATGSAAASLGAYLRARGEVTPPATLTVHQGADVGRPSVITVGIPRTGGVTVSGGAVPIGALPTEA, encoded by the coding sequence ATGGAGATCCTCCGCTATGCAGCGTTCACCGACCGCGCCGACGGCGGGAACCCCGCCGGGGTGGTCCTCGACGCCGACGGCCTGACGCCGGACGAGATGCAGGGTATAGCCGCCGTCCTGGGCTATGCGGAAAGTGCTTTCATCTCGGGGCGGTCCTACGGCGCGGCCATGATCCGCTACTTCGCACCCGAGGCCGAGATCCCGTTCTGCGGCCACGCGACGATCGCCACCGGCGTCGCGCTCGCAGAACGCGAGGGGGAAGGGACCCTGCTCCTGTCGACACCGGTCGGCCCGCTCGGCCTCGTGACCGAGCACGTGTCCGGCCGGTTCGTCGCGTCCCTGGTGACCGTCGAGCCATGGATCGAGGTCATCGCGCCCGCGGTCCGCACGGACCTGCTGCGGCACCTGCGCCTGGGCGAGGTGGACCTGTCGCCGGACCTGCCCGTGATGCTGTCCTTCGCGGGGAACATCCATCCGATCGTGCCCGTGCGCGACGCCGGCGTCCTGAGGAGCCTCGACTACGACTACGACGGGCTCAAGGGGCTCATGGCCACGCAGGGGTGGAACGCGACCGTCGCCGTCGTGCACCGGCTCGGCCCCGCGGTCTTCGAGGCCCGCAATCCGTTTCCTCCCGGTGGCGTCCGAGAGGATCCTGCGACCGGTTCCGCGGCGGCATCCCTGGGCGCCTACCTGCGGGCACGGGGCGAGGTGACGCCGCCGGCAACCCTCACGGTGCACCAGGGCGCCGACGTCGGCCGTCCCTCCGTCATCACCGTCGGCATACCCCGCACGGGCGGCGTGACGGTCTCGGGCGGAGCCGTCCCGATCGGCGCCCTTCCGACCGAAGCGTAG